In a genomic window of Occallatibacter riparius:
- a CDS encoding GumC family protein: MKSLRDNSEFQAAAPNPQASAATVRRMPAAGPQGMFFHLDFVRSLQMHRKLAMGIFFTFLALSAGYMAKRWNTYKAQALVYVQPSPHKVIESGQAQQWPYDANTYESYIQQQVHDVTRPDVLAAALKQLPGWQGSRESEQAAADRLGSAVEVTRVGSAYEVQIESTAGSREEAAQIANAVAASYIDSATREQRAGDPQRIELLKEERDRILKELGSDRTEQESLNRQLGVAAVSGATPDPIDDQIAQTRAELVKARTANDEAAAKLTALSGKGATNAALDAEADEIVAADPGLVSMKTALNKRRSDLISQMANLTPNHPQYKQDAEELAKINASLESMSHELRAKASAQISQKLKNDLERTSSVEARLNGRLGQLTGAAGTAAPRMQRLNELETDIQRLQNRFTAVDEQYRNLTMENSSPGAVYLASTALPPLHAARAKVLRNGFIVILAGLMLALASALIAHNFDKRIYIAQDVERVLGFAPMAQIPDMSEVGAGVAEEYMLRLAAAVEHAHQQGMLNSCIVTGITTGAGVTTVSTHVSGMLQAMGRETVLVDTVGAPQARLGEPGGNHGTGLVHAPRGSRSTALLQQMNEEAGEDSVVVTDTAPLLVSGETEYLARFVDSAIVVIESGVTTKAQLREVAQTLQRLEVSSVGFVLNRISLKNANAGFRESVAAVESHLRAQARQAEAVSTRPAPVKETWAQSVQEVQPLRIAPEQPQPAAPAHENVADMETQQVVESPVPVPTAAPVAEPKMVVRTPEPVAEPVVPAAARTEVAPAERWGLPSYTPAYIAPRMEMAAEETVVELAAAAAEVPATVSEPSAAPEPEEPVNRIEELDKPEEKLAQRERPAANSPFRAQVALPMRGRQTVRFAPAVESKQEAMTPDLLFPERKPVLNEPMPELEYEPVQAAVAVEEAVIDPAVESTNLWDYSAATAAHDAYWGGNHQPPIAEQPATVAPERITSSATMVLAPVPEPVAVAAGAFEAESERTGSIAVSRLSGLRSLMTSLGVKNLRKELEAHRAHLELPADVERPAERPIFAQPEAPASTAAASRALLPEVVARPEIIPPRVTPNEPAERESDVRRPVKAPRVSRWDTVDDVEILPSKRGQYRKRH, encoded by the coding sequence TTGAAGAGTCTCCGCGACAATTCGGAGTTCCAGGCCGCCGCGCCCAATCCGCAGGCTTCGGCGGCAACGGTGCGTCGCATGCCTGCCGCGGGACCGCAGGGGATGTTCTTCCATCTCGATTTTGTGCGCAGCCTGCAGATGCATCGCAAGCTGGCGATGGGCATCTTCTTCACGTTCCTGGCGCTTTCCGCGGGGTACATGGCGAAGCGCTGGAACACCTATAAGGCGCAGGCGCTGGTGTATGTGCAGCCGTCGCCGCATAAGGTCATCGAGAGCGGGCAGGCGCAGCAGTGGCCTTACGACGCGAACACCTATGAGTCGTACATCCAGCAGCAGGTTCATGACGTGACGCGGCCTGACGTGCTGGCTGCCGCGTTGAAGCAGTTGCCGGGCTGGCAGGGTTCGCGTGAGAGCGAGCAGGCCGCTGCGGACCGGCTGGGCAGCGCGGTGGAAGTGACGCGAGTCGGCTCCGCGTATGAAGTGCAGATCGAGTCTACGGCGGGCAGCAGGGAAGAGGCCGCGCAGATTGCCAATGCGGTTGCCGCAAGTTACATCGACAGCGCCACGCGCGAACAGAGAGCGGGCGATCCGCAGCGAATCGAATTGCTTAAGGAAGAGCGCGACCGCATTCTGAAGGAACTGGGCAGCGACCGCACCGAGCAGGAATCGCTGAACCGCCAGCTGGGCGTGGCCGCTGTGAGCGGAGCGACGCCTGATCCGATCGACGACCAGATTGCGCAGACGCGCGCCGAACTGGTGAAGGCTCGTACCGCGAATGATGAGGCTGCAGCGAAGCTGACCGCGCTGTCAGGCAAAGGCGCCACTAACGCGGCGCTTGATGCCGAGGCCGACGAGATCGTGGCGGCCGATCCGGGTTTGGTGAGCATGAAGACGGCGCTCAACAAGCGGCGTTCCGATCTCATCTCGCAGATGGCGAACCTGACGCCGAATCATCCGCAGTACAAGCAGGATGCGGAAGAACTGGCCAAGATCAATGCATCGCTCGAGTCGATGTCGCACGAATTGCGCGCGAAGGCATCGGCACAGATATCGCAGAAGCTGAAGAACGATCTGGAACGCACCTCGAGCGTAGAAGCGCGGCTGAATGGCCGTCTCGGCCAGTTGACGGGAGCGGCCGGCACCGCAGCGCCGCGGATGCAGCGATTGAATGAGCTAGAAACCGACATCCAGCGCTTGCAGAACCGTTTCACGGCGGTCGATGAGCAATACCGCAACCTGACCATGGAAAACAGCTCGCCGGGTGCGGTTTACCTGGCATCGACCGCGCTGCCGCCTTTGCACGCAGCGCGTGCGAAGGTGTTGCGCAACGGCTTCATTGTGATTCTTGCCGGGCTGATGCTCGCCCTGGCAAGCGCGCTGATCGCGCACAACTTCGACAAGCGCATCTATATCGCGCAAGACGTGGAGCGGGTGCTCGGGTTCGCGCCCATGGCGCAGATTCCAGATATGTCCGAAGTAGGCGCAGGAGTCGCCGAGGAGTACATGCTGCGGCTGGCCGCGGCAGTGGAGCACGCGCATCAGCAGGGCATGCTGAACAGCTGCATCGTGACCGGCATTACCACGGGCGCTGGCGTGACCACCGTGTCGACCCACGTGAGCGGCATGCTTCAAGCCATGGGCCGTGAGACCGTGCTGGTGGATACCGTCGGCGCTCCGCAGGCTCGCCTCGGAGAACCAGGAGGTAATCACGGGACCGGACTGGTGCACGCGCCACGCGGAAGCCGCTCCACAGCTCTGCTGCAGCAGATGAACGAGGAAGCCGGAGAGGACAGCGTCGTTGTCACGGACACTGCGCCGCTGCTGGTTTCAGGCGAGACGGAGTATCTGGCGCGATTCGTCGATTCAGCGATTGTGGTGATCGAATCGGGTGTGACCACGAAGGCGCAACTGCGCGAGGTGGCGCAGACATTGCAAAGGCTTGAAGTCTCATCGGTCGGCTTTGTGCTGAACCGGATCTCGCTGAAGAATGCTAACGCGGGTTTTCGTGAGTCAGTGGCCGCGGTGGAGAGCCATCTGCGTGCCCAGGCGCGGCAGGCCGAGGCCGTTTCGACACGTCCAGCTCCTGTAAAGGAGACTTGGGCCCAGAGCGTTCAGGAAGTTCAGCCTCTGCGGATCGCTCCAGAGCAGCCGCAACCCGCGGCACCCGCGCATGAGAATGTCGCCGACATGGAGACGCAGCAGGTTGTTGAATCTCCGGTACCGGTGCCGACTGCAGCACCGGTCGCCGAACCGAAAATGGTGGTGCGGACGCCTGAGCCGGTCGCCGAGCCTGTAGTTCCCGCGGCCGCCAGGACCGAAGTCGCTCCGGCAGAACGCTGGGGGCTGCCCTCGTATACGCCCGCGTATATCGCTCCGCGGATGGAGATGGCTGCCGAAGAGACAGTCGTTGAACTCGCTGCTGCTGCTGCGGAGGTTCCCGCGACGGTTTCCGAGCCGAGCGCCGCACCGGAGCCAGAGGAACCTGTCAACCGGATTGAAGAACTCGACAAGCCTGAAGAAAAGCTCGCCCAACGGGAGCGCCCGGCGGCAAATTCGCCGTTTCGCGCGCAGGTCGCCCTTCCTATGCGCGGACGCCAGACAGTGCGATTCGCACCTGCGGTCGAGAGCAAGCAAGAGGCGATGACACCGGATCTGCTATTTCCAGAACGGAAACCAGTGCTGAATGAACCCATGCCCGAGCTGGAATACGAGCCTGTTCAGGCCGCAGTGGCAGTCGAAGAGGCAGTGATCGATCCGGCTGTAGAGAGCACCAACCTTTGGGACTACAGCGCGGCAACCGCTGCTCACGACGCATATTGGGGCGGCAACCATCAGCCGCCTATCGCCGAGCAGCCGGCGACAGTAGCGCCCGAGCGCATCACGAGCAGTGCAACCATGGTGCTGGCGCCCGTCCCCGAGCCCGTCGCGGTGGCCGCGGGAGCCTTCGAAGCAGAATCGGAACGGACGGGTTCAATTGCAGTCTCTCGCCTGAGTGGATTGCGCTCGCTCATGACCTCGCTAGGGGTCAAGAATCTGCGCAAGGAACTTGAAGCGCATAGGGCTCATCTGGAGCTGCCGGCCGATGTCGAAAGGCCAGCCGAGCGCCCCATTTTTGCGCAGCCCGAGGCGCCTGCTTCGACAGCCGCGGCGAGCAGAGCGCTCCTTCCCGAGGTCGTGGCTCGGCCAGAGATCATTCCGCCGCGCGTCACTCCCAACGAACCCGCGGAACGCGAATCGGATGTAAGGCGCCCGGTGAAGGCGCCTCGCGTGAGCCGCTGGGATACGGTTGATGACGTGGAGATCCTGCCGTCCAAGCGCGGACAGTACCGCAAGCGGCACTAG
- a CDS encoding glycosyl hydrolase family 8: MSVSRRFVLAATLALVAVLVPALRAQAPDAKGHGAFATGKYRNLFAEAGHSQKEIQAKIDAAYQQLFHGDPQTQSIGFAAGKNADGPLMYVTDWNNHDVRTEGMSYGMMIAVQLDKKSDFDAIWNWAKTYMYISDPKAPSYQYFAWSCKYDGAHNSEGAAPDGESYFAMALLFAANRWGNGQGIYNYQAEADKLLSAMVHRAVISAPSKFGTHTVGPMMNANPPEILFVPDISPQMFTDPSYHLPAFYELWARWGPKEDRAFWVKAAETSRKFFPKTVNAQTGLAPVYANFDGTPHKNGFVQSNEFGYDAWRTASNWSVDWSWWRKEPVEQELSDRIQAFFEGQGIDKYGPVYSLDGKDMGATPGLTHEDHPAGLVGTNAVAGLAATNEERARKFTDALWNTSIPDGRGRYYDGMLYLMSMMHVSGNFRIWAPK; the protein is encoded by the coding sequence ATGTCTGTTTCGCGCCGCTTTGTGTTGGCTGCAACTCTCGCGCTTGTCGCTGTGCTGGTCCCTGCGCTCCGGGCCCAGGCGCCCGACGCAAAGGGGCACGGCGCTTTCGCCACCGGCAAATACCGCAATCTCTTCGCTGAAGCGGGACACTCGCAGAAAGAGATCCAGGCGAAGATCGATGCGGCCTATCAGCAGCTCTTTCACGGCGATCCGCAGACCCAGTCAATCGGATTCGCGGCCGGCAAAAATGCCGATGGCCCGCTCATGTACGTCACCGACTGGAACAACCACGACGTGCGCACGGAAGGCATGTCGTACGGCATGATGATCGCCGTCCAACTCGACAAGAAGTCTGACTTCGACGCGATCTGGAACTGGGCCAAGACCTACATGTATATCTCAGACCCGAAGGCGCCGAGCTATCAATACTTCGCCTGGTCGTGCAAGTACGACGGCGCGCACAACTCCGAAGGAGCGGCGCCCGATGGCGAGTCGTACTTCGCAATGGCGCTGCTGTTCGCGGCCAATCGCTGGGGAAATGGTCAGGGCATCTACAACTACCAGGCCGAGGCCGACAAGCTGCTGAGCGCGATGGTGCATCGCGCGGTGATCTCTGCGCCCAGCAAGTTCGGGACGCACACTGTGGGTCCGATGATGAACGCGAATCCGCCGGAAATTCTTTTCGTGCCGGATATTTCGCCGCAGATGTTCACCGATCCCTCGTACCACCTGCCTGCGTTCTACGAATTGTGGGCGCGCTGGGGACCGAAGGAAGACCGCGCCTTCTGGGTGAAGGCCGCTGAAACCAGCCGCAAGTTCTTCCCAAAAACGGTGAACGCACAAACGGGTCTCGCGCCGGTGTATGCGAACTTCGACGGCACTCCGCACAAGAACGGCTTCGTGCAGTCGAACGAATTCGGCTACGATGCCTGGCGCACAGCGAGCAACTGGAGCGTCGACTGGTCGTGGTGGCGCAAGGAGCCGGTTGAGCAGGAACTCAGTGACCGCATTCAAGCGTTCTTTGAAGGGCAGGGAATCGACAAGTACGGTCCCGTGTACTCGCTGGATGGGAAGGACATGGGCGCCACTCCTGGCCTCACGCACGAGGATCATCCTGCAGGCCTGGTGGGCACCAATGCGGTCGCCGGTCTGGCCGCGACCAACGAGGAGCGTGCGCGCAAATTTACGGATGCCCTGTGGAACACGTCGATTCCCGACGGCAGGGGCCGCTACTACGACGGCATGCTTTACCTGATGAGCATGATGCACGTCAGCGGCAATTTCCGGATCTGGGCGCCGAAGTAG
- a CDS encoding HpcH/HpaI aldolase family protein gives MDLNAWVRERTPRFGTLLSIDNAAAVEIAQLSGFDWLWIDGEHGQFNEVSAAAASALCSAGPLTFVRLPDFSPTAIKRYLETGCDAIILPAVSTIEDVRAIARAALYPPRGQRSVGIARAQGYGSTFQEYLTTKSYSVVAQIETVAGVQNAREIVGQDAIDAVIIGPYDLSGSFGIPGQVEAPEVVAAIAEVHDLCKEADKPCGIFAATAEKARAYAAQGFDLIAVGIDSSILMNAYRQLLQSMV, from the coding sequence TCGACAATGCCGCCGCTGTTGAGATCGCCCAGCTATCGGGATTCGACTGGCTTTGGATTGATGGCGAGCACGGGCAGTTCAACGAAGTCAGCGCCGCCGCGGCCTCCGCCCTCTGCAGCGCGGGTCCGCTGACGTTTGTGCGGCTGCCGGACTTCTCGCCTACAGCGATCAAGCGCTATCTCGAAACGGGATGCGACGCGATCATTTTGCCTGCCGTGTCGACCATTGAGGACGTGCGGGCAATTGCGCGAGCCGCGCTCTATCCGCCACGCGGACAGCGCAGCGTGGGCATCGCACGCGCACAGGGCTATGGTTCGACCTTTCAGGAGTACCTGACAACGAAGAGCTATTCAGTCGTCGCGCAGATCGAGACCGTCGCCGGCGTACAGAATGCGCGGGAGATCGTGGGGCAGGATGCCATTGATGCAGTCATTATCGGCCCCTACGACCTGAGCGGCTCCTTCGGAATTCCCGGCCAGGTTGAAGCGCCGGAGGTCGTCGCGGCAATTGCCGAAGTTCATGATCTCTGCAAAGAAGCCGACAAGCCGTGTGGGATTTTTGCCGCAACCGCAGAGAAGGCGCGTGCGTATGCAGCGCAGGGCTTCGATCTCATCGCCGTCGGCATCGATTCATCGATCCTGATGAACGCATACAGGCAGCTTCTGCAATCGATGGTTTAG